In Chitinibacter sp. FCG-7, the genomic stretch ACACAAGGATTCCTTGTTGAAGCTGTTGATACCATTTTGCGATTAGACTGGTCAGTGATGCGCGTTCCACCTGACATGTTGACCATGCAGATGGGGGGCTTGGTCACTGCAGTCACCGAGCTTGACAATGGCAAACTGGTTATGATGTTGGATGTTGAAAAAGTATTGGCAGAAACCACGCAGCACAGTAATCGGGTTGATACGTCAACCGTGGTACAAAACCAAAAAGTAGTCAATAAAACTGTTTTCTTCGCAGACGACTCTCTTGTTGCGCGAAGCCAAATCGAGCAAACCTTGGACGCAATGAATATTCGCCATTTGCATGCCATCAATGGAAAACGGGCATGGGAAGAACTGCTGCTGATTGCACAGTCAGCAGAAATTCAGGGGCTTATGGTCAAAGACATGGTTCAACTCGTTTTGACTGACGTAGAAATGCCGGAAATGGATGGCTACATGCTCACAAAACAAATCAAAAGCGACCCGCGTTTTGTTGGCATCCCAGTATTGATGCATTCTTCACTCTCTGGTTTGTCTAACCAAAAACTAGGACAGTCTGTTGGTGTTGATGGATATGTAGCGAAATTTGAGCCTCATAAACTATCACAAAGTATTGCCAATTTCTTGTTACGCAACGAATCAACAAACTAGTTCTCATCAGATTTGGAGCATTTGCTATGAGCAAGCCAGAACAAACCAATTTGCTAGATACTGTTGATGCACGAACCAAGTTGGCAGGCTCCAATAAAATGGAGATATTGTTATTCACACTTGGCACAAGAGAAATATTTGGGATTAATGTATTTAAAGTTCGCGAAGTATCTCAAACACCCAAAATAACAAAAACACCAAACATGCCTCATGGCGTAGAGGGTGTTCTTTCATTGCGCGGCAATATTATTCCTGTAATCGCGTTATCGCGTTTTGTGTCTACACAAGAAGCACCCAAGGGCGATACGACTGGCACCATGATTGTCACGGAGTTCTCCAAGCATACGCAAGCGTTCCTTGTGCATGACGTAGACCGAATTATCCGTGTTGACTGGGATAAGGTACGCGCACCAGAAACGATGCTTGCGGGTAATCAAGCCTTGATTACAGCAATTACAGAACTGCCTGATGGTAAATTGGTATCAATTCTGGACGTAGAACAGATTCTCTCCACCGTCATTGGCGAGCCAGTGGTACCAGACCTGCCAAAACCGCATATTAGTTCTGATACATTCATGTTCTTCGTGGATGACTCATTAGTTGCCAGAAAAGAAATTGTCAGTGTTCTGGATAAAATCGGCGTCAAATATCATCAAGCAAATAACGGCAAGGAAGCATGGGACAAGTTACAAAACTTGGCCAATCGTGCGGTACATGACGGCGAATATTTAAAAGACAAACTGAAATTGATTTTGGTCGATGCAGAGATGCCCGAAATGGATGGGTACGTCCTGACCAAACACATCAAGTCAGACCACCGCTTTCAAGGCATTCCCGTTGTAATGCACTCATCACTATCATCTAATGCAAACAGGGCGATGGGTGCCAGTGTCGGTGTAGATGCATACGTGGCAAAATTTGATCCTTTCATCCTAGCAGATACGTTAGCGCCTTTACTGGCTAGCTAAACTTTGCGATAGATTCACATATTTAATGCGCAGCTATTTTGCGCGCAAATGGAGTAAGTTATGGCAGATCAGAACATGCGTTTTCTCGTGGTGGATGATTTTTCTACCATGCGTCGCATTGTCCG encodes the following:
- a CDS encoding chemotaxis protein; the encoded protein is MSDLLKNIDARTKLAGTNKLEILLFTLGLDQRSGRRETFGINVFKVREVMRTPEITQAPDMPSSVEGMVSLRGSLVPVIDLARYAGIQTESRPEIMIVSEYNGHTQGFLVEAVDTILRLDWSVMRVPPDMLTMQMGGLVTAVTELDNGKLVMMLDVEKVLAETTQHSNRVDTSTVVQNQKVVNKTVFFADDSLVARSQIEQTLDAMNIRHLHAINGKRAWEELLLIAQSAEIQGLMVKDMVQLVLTDVEMPEMDGYMLTKQIKSDPRFVGIPVLMHSSLSGLSNQKLGQSVGVDGYVAKFEPHKLSQSIANFLLRNESTN
- a CDS encoding chemotaxis protein; amino-acid sequence: MSKPEQTNLLDTVDARTKLAGSNKMEILLFTLGTREIFGINVFKVREVSQTPKITKTPNMPHGVEGVLSLRGNIIPVIALSRFVSTQEAPKGDTTGTMIVTEFSKHTQAFLVHDVDRIIRVDWDKVRAPETMLAGNQALITAITELPDGKLVSILDVEQILSTVIGEPVVPDLPKPHISSDTFMFFVDDSLVARKEIVSVLDKIGVKYHQANNGKEAWDKLQNLANRAVHDGEYLKDKLKLILVDAEMPEMDGYVLTKHIKSDHRFQGIPVVMHSSLSSNANRAMGASVGVDAYVAKFDPFILADTLAPLLAS